The following is a genomic window from Lycorma delicatula isolate Av1 chromosome 6, ASM4794821v1, whole genome shotgun sequence.
TACTTGTAATGATAATGTAAGTAGTGCTGAAGAGCTAGAAACAGAAGAGTTTTCTGCTTATgcaacaaaatctttaaaaaaaaatgatgggcTTAAGAAAACTCAAAAAGAGAACTTAGACTTAGATTTTACCAGACCTATATGCTCAACATGCGGAGGAGCAAATAAAACATCCACTTCTTCCACCGAACTGAATCCTCCTGAAAGCAGCAATTCATTAGATATAAATGATAACACAATTATGAATGATAAAGATATTGATGATAAATCTGATTTTAAGTTAACaagtgtaacaatttgtttaacttgTTGTGGAGCTAATAAAACATGTTCTACAGAAAGTACGTTTGATGTGATTAGTCCTTATTTTAGAGACAAATATGGTTACCGAAATGTAAAATTCAGTAATGTTTTACAACCTAAAAAAGCTTGTAAGTtgattaaaactataaaacataaaacaacttCTGAGAAGCAGCATaatttagatgattttttatttttaaacagaaaaagggatgaaaattacagaaataaaacagCACTATGGCAAAGAATTAAAAGTAAGTATCTGAACACAAAATTGAATAGAAAGTATAATGATCAAAATGATGATAACGGCATTGAGCCAGATTTTCCAAAACATTCTTTTCACAATcgcataaaatacaataaatatttttcaaataacgtAATGAAAAAGCACCTTATTGATAAGTAATTCCTGTTAATAAAAGCTAAAGTGTGCTACATAACAGGAATCAAAGCAAAtagaaacaaacataaataaattaatataagtaatatatagcCCATTAAAAAGGTACAATCATTTTAGGAAAGATTTCTGAGAAAAACCttgataaagtataaaaataatttattccatctttttttgaaattcttaaattatttaaaaagaagttacAATTTTGACaggacaataaaaaatgtttttactattgaTAAGGGTGTACTTAGATAATTAATAGAATTAGTTTACACCAGAAtcgcatgttaaaattttatttttctctaaataattttcttctaaaaaagtTCCTTTTTTTGAAGGaagtttttgtatgtttatatattttgttttaattttaatatttttattgtatttgttattcctgctgtaaatataaagttttataataaactgaTACTTACGTTAATTAAAGAGTTAACCTTAAAATTTAGATTGTCAGAGTCAAAACAAATATAAGTAATACGTACGACTCAGACTAAtgtgacaattaaaaaaaaaagatttaattaaaaaataataagcttgaAATCAAATGTTTGTCTGATAATGAAATCAAATGCTTTACTTACAATCACTTCAGGTGAtgtaacatattttgttaaaaataaataggagACTTGAAGAACAggctatatttacttttttaagattttaattcattttaaatggtaaaacTATACAACATAGCTGCAAATTATAGCAAAGGAAGGAAGAATGAGTAGTTTTATTAAGAAGATATCTgactacagtttaattttaactcaaacattaaacaaattttgaaatgtagTCATCCAAATTATTCaaaccaatattattttacagtcattttattttttgcagaacTCATCTACACCAATTCtgtgaaaattattgtaaaatacaaaatattgtggttgcaaaacaattttttaataactcatttaaattgccagaaaacaaataaaaatttgttttagaatgccattttaaaaaatttataaaaaacaatgtcaacttaacaggaaaaaagtttaaaaaatttgacttattaaaaataaattgattgtaaCATGGCATAAAAATAGAgtcataattttaaacagaaagaataattgattatctattgaaaaatatctaggaacaaaatcaatttttaaaaataaaaacatatcacaAACTTTCCATTTCAATAACTGTTGTTCAAGTTACATATTTCACTGTTTACACAGTAATCCAGTTGGTTTAACTTCTTTGGTGGCTCTTTAAGATTAGTAGTAATTTCGACTTCACTGAAAATTCTTATCactaattctttatttcttgttactttttgttcATCTAGTAACTATTTCATGTGACACCACAAGAATAGTCTGTTGGTGTGAGGTCATTTGTTGTAGGAggccaattaattaaattgtcgcGCTCAGTTCAGTTGTTTATAAATCTTAATTCAAATAATTCCTAACATCTTGACAAAAAATGAGGAAGAggtcaatatttaaaaatcatttcttggTTCATTAATAGTGGAACACCTTATAAAGAGGTGACTAATTCTCTTGAAAAAATTgcctcatcagtaaataaaatagaatttactttGTGATGATTGTCTTAATCCACTGGCAGAAATTTTGGTAGTGCATCAGAAAGTTTCCAGACAGAAGTAGtgatctggaggtcctgggtacGAATCTTGGTCAGGTATGGCGTTTTCActcatgctacaaatcattcatctcgtcctcCGAAGCAGtacctaaaggtggtcccggaggatgaactaaataaaaaagataaagtagtgAATCTCCTACAAATGGTATAGGAAAATCTTGGTAGAGATTTCCTTTACGAAGTATTCACCGTACTGCAGTGTGCGACAAACCAGTGtgatttgaaatttgtttagtaCTGAGCCCCAGGTTGCactgaatttgttaaattacattttgctCTTCATCAGCACGATGTTGTTCTTGGCATTTAACAGAATACAAACATGACCGAAAAGAAACAGTTGTACAGTAAATGGTGAAGCAAAGGTTTTCAGACTTGGGGTTCTTCTATTAGGGAATTTTTGTTggtattaatttatgtaatattatatatctcaaataacaaaataaccaccaaacacagtaacagaaaacctaaaaaactaatatcaaaaGTTGACTTTTGTGGgattccgcatcatcagtcagtacaaaattctacaatta
Proteins encoded in this region:
- the LOC142327035 gene encoding uncharacterized protein LOC142327035, whose product is MIKSKFINFILFTCIQISLCELYVITKADNCGTNVKFLENTEKLLSKVKSKRDIWNITVVNLTLFTNNSIQIKNDQLESINNSKSGKQMKHVMKPSEKQPSKTAAKEYLKLIEATSGNTEYPTEVSVYSKSVQNVCSSANNSQILYDIQPVQNSLNFSKKNLLDKLYNIQKIKKQMQDSHDNNKTFNNDDPKIFDVHDHKLHNKEMLSKFNSITERLLKIPLCFTCNDNVSSAEELETEEFSAYATKSLKKNDGLKKTQKENLDLDFTRPICSTCGGANKTSTSSTELNPPESSNSLDINDNTIMNDKDIDDKSDFKLTSVTICLTCCGANKTCSTESTFDVISPYFRDKYGYRNVKFSNVLQPKKACKLIKTIKHKTTSEKQHNLDDFLFLNRKRDENYRNKTALWQRIKSKYLNTKLNRKYNDQNDDNGIEPDFPKHSFHNRIKYNKYFSNNVMKKHLIDK